A part of Solenopsis invicta isolate M01_SB chromosome 2, UNIL_Sinv_3.0, whole genome shotgun sequence genomic DNA contains:
- the LOC105200714 gene encoding protein krueppel: protein MALSCLREVQIYAGLLISQHMMQDPENNTQVDSAPQRMFPMFDPATGGLPITQEQLIASANQARMRIAMMAAATRLPISLHATLATSPSLYSQDLFGSWIPRIASSPPSPIRPPPTEVSSAPNTKPTSRRNNNNNNNNNNNNNDNSDNNNDDDRIVRRGRAAKRKPTKSKAEAVTEGGDPVSPSISPETTKDSKDKVFTCGVCQRSFGYKHVLQNHERTHTGEKPFQCRECQKRFTRDHHLKTHMRLHTGEKPYKCKYCERKFVQVANLRRHLRVHTGERPYACDVCTSRFSDSNQLKAHMLIHKNEKPFECESCQMRFRRRHHLQQHKCGNATQESPPDAGSPPSLNSDELDSEEYVDVDVDVDMDGGEQAPGDEEAEGIALNASRKYITPINRLARHLRINPELNGPVYPASMPLNPAPVVLPVQTEPEDLSMNKSSSRRSHSGGSNNSSLNADVSNEDVSNETNLDENDEEDEATMFLRRSRAHRQQVVIDSDHAS from the exons ATGGCATTGTCTTGCCTGCGCGAAGTGCAGATTTATGCAG GACTCCTGATCAGTCAGCACATGATGCAGGACCCCGAGAACAACACTCAGGTCGACAGCGCGCCGCAAAGAATGTTTCCCATGTTCGATCCCGCGACAGGAGGACTGCCGATAACCCAGGAGCAGCTAATTGCTAGCGCGAATCAGGCGAGGATGAGGATAGCCATGATGGCTGCCGCGACTCGACTTCCCATATCGTTACACGCTACCCTGGCCACGTCCCCGTCGCTCTACTCGCAGGATCTCTTTGGCAGTTGGATACCGCGAATAGCGTCCTCGCCGCCATCTCCCATTCGCCCACCGCCCACCGAAGTGTCCTCGGCTCCCAACACGAAGCCCACGTCCCGGCgaaataacaataacaacaacaataacaataataacaataacgatAACAGCGACAACAACAACGACGATGACAGAATCGTCAGGCGGGGTCGCGCCGCGAAAAGGAAACCCACGAAATCGAAAGCGGAGGCTGTGACGGAAGGCGGAGACCCGGTCAGTCCTTCCATCAGTCCCGAGACGACGAAAGACAGTAAAGATAAGGTTTTCACTTGCGGCGTATGCCAGAGATCCTTCGGTTACAAGCACGTGCTGCAGAATCACGAACGTACGCATACGGGCGAAAAACCTTTCCAGTGCCGAGAATGCCAAAAAAG ATTTACCCGGGACCATCATCTCAAGACGCATATGCGACTCCACACAGGCGAGAAGCCTTACAAATGCAAGTATTGCGAGCGAAAGTTCGTCCAGGTGGCGAATCTCCGTCGCCATCTACGCGTACATACGGGCGAACGGCCATACGCCTGTGACGTATGCACGTCCAGGTTCAGCGATTCAAATCAGCTGAAGGCGCATATGTTGATACATAAGAACGAGAAGCCGTTCGAGTGTGAGAGCTGTCAAATGCGTTTCCGACGGCGGCACCATTTGCAGCAGCACAAGTGCGGTAACGCGACGCAGGAGTCACCGCCGGACGCCGGCTCGCCTCCGTCGTTGAACAGCGACGAGCTCGACTCGGAGGAGTACGTCGACGTTGACGTCGACGTGGACATGGACGGGGGGGAGCAGGCGCCAGGAGACGAAGAAGCGGAAGGGATCGCGCTCAACGCCAGCAGAAAGTACATCACGCCGATCAACAGACTGGCCCGTCATCTGCGAATTAATCCCGAGCTGAACGGTCCCGTGTACCCGGCCTCGATGCCGCTGAATCCAGCCCCGGTCGTTTTGCCGGTGCAAACGGAACCCGAGGATTTGTCCATGAACAAATCGTCGTCACGCAGATCGCACTCCGGCGGCAGCAACAACTCCTCGCTAAACGCCGACGTGAGCAACGAGGACGTGAGCAACGAGACCAATCTGGACGAGAACGACGAAGAGGATGAGGCGACCATGTTCCTGAGGCGCTCCCGCGCTCATCGTCAGCAAGTGGTCATCGATAGTGATCACGCCTCCTAG